GACTTCTCATCACTCCCGGCCTGGCTGGGCATAACCAGGGGGCCCAGCTCGTGGAGCGCGGCTGGATCCTGGCTCTCCTCGGGGATGCTGGCCTCCAGCCTGCTGGCAGGGCCATCCCTGGAGGGAGGTGCTGGGTCTGCAGGCACGCTCTTCAGCCGCTCTAGCTCTTTGGTGTGCTTGCGGACCAAGCCTGCCTTCTGCAGCTGAATGATGGACTCCTGGTGCTGCATCAGGTAGCTGTTGGTTGTCGGCTTCTCAGATTCATTACTGAACAGAAGCCTCAGGTCCTTGGCTGGCTTCATATCTTTCTTGGGTGACGATTCTTCCTTTATTACCACTTCTGTGCTGGGAGGGTTCTTATCACAGTGAGAATTCTTCAAAAGGAGGGACTTTGGCAGGACTTTTGGGGTCTCTCTGGAAGGTTCCAAAAGGCTGGCTGGTGGCTCTAGGGCAGCTCCAGCCCCAGGGCCACTGGTGTCTGCCCTCCTGGAGCCTGCTGGTGGTAGGAACGGGGGAGGTTCGGTTGGGCCAGAGGCTGGCTTCTCCGGAACACGGGACCTGCTGGCCAAGTGGGCCACAGGGGAGGACGTGATGTGGGGTAGGAAGGCTGGCTGGGTGCAGATGGCGGGAGCATTGGGGTCCTCACATCGCTCCCTGGAGGCCTCAGGAGCCCCGCTGGCTGTAGGGTACATGCAGTCGGCACAGGATTTATAGGAAGGCTTCACTTTGTTAAGGATCCCAAATATAGCATCATCCTGCAAGGAAGGGGACAAGAGCATGGTGAGACGGTGCAGTCATGAGCCAAAGACCAAAAACATGAGGGTGGGCAGGGAAAGGGGTGCGAGGCCGGACTGGGGGCCAGGCCTGGAGGGGAGGCTCTCATTTCACTTAATACTGACAGACAGACCTCCTGGAGCCCACTTGATCGAGAATAACCACTGGCCTGAGGTGGATTTTATACCCCAATAGAAAACAAGTTTACATTGTTTCCTAAGGAAACCCTCCTGCCTTTTGGTCAGTGAGGATCTAAGTGAACGTGACACatgcctctgtgtccccacccttcACTTCCTTACAGGCCAACTGACAGGTACCCAGTGGTCCTGGGAATGGACTAGAAAGCTGTGTGAAGAGTCCCAGGGGAGAGAGGGACAAGTTCTAAGTCTCCGCggagggaaggcttcccagaggaactGACACTTCAGCTGAGGCTTCTGGGACAAGCAGGTGTTGACCAGCCAGAGAGAGCAGCATGCAGGTCCAGAAGCaaagcaggaaggaggagggcaCCCCCCTACCCCACCCCGCCTGCACAGGACTgtaggctggagggcaggacaAGGCAGGAGGGCAACAgggctctgtctctctctctttcaaacaGATAAGAGACAAGgtcctactatgttgcccaggctggtctcgaactcctgggctcaagtgttcctcctgcctcggcctcccaaagtgctaggattacaggtgtgagcgactacACCCCGCCAGCTCTGTCTCTCAACACCTCCTTATGTCCTTGCCCCATCCTCTGAGCCACTGTGATCCCAGCATCCCAACTTCCCCTCTTACCCCAGCAGCCTGCCTGTAGACCACAGCCAGAGGGGGCTCATCACCCACCTGCTTAAAGGCCCCGCCATggcttccagtttttttttttttttaaatgaagtttcgctcttgttgcccagggtggagtgcaattgcgtgatcttgtctcactgcaacctctgcctcccaggttcaagcaattctcctgcctcagcctcctgagtagctgggattacaggcatgcaccaccacagccagctaatttaatatttttagtagagatgtggtttcaccatgttggtcagactggtctcaaactcctgacctcagatgatctgcccgcctcagcctctcaaagtgctgggattacaggcgtgcggcaccatgcccagctaattttgtatttttagtagagacagggtttcaccatgttggtcatgctggtctcaaactcctgacctcagatgatctgcctgccttggcctccaaaagtgctgggattataagcgtgagccactgcacctggcccagggtTTTATCTCATCTGTCTTTATGGGTATTTGCTTTGTGGTaggcagggaagtgggggaaatcCATAATTAGTATTTGATTTGGAATGCTTTATGGAGGTCGACAGATGCAACTGCCCAGTTTTGTTTGCATTATAACATgctgttaataataataaactggCTGTATACTTGAATGCATCTGTCAGGACCCCAAGTGCCCCCACTTGAGAACCACGGCTGTCCTGTGAGATGGGCAGGTGAAGCCAGAGGCAACAAAGTCAGCAGCAGGGCAAGGGTGGAAGTGGAGACCAGGCTGCACGGCCACCCTTCCACTGAACCAGCCTCTGCTCCTGCATCACTTCCCCCATGGAGGAGGGAAAAGGTTGGCTGGAATTAACCAATTTCTCAGTAAGCACCAGGTTGAAGCTCAAACCTTGTGGCAGATAATCCACTAAAAATGGCAACTCCAAGAGACTAATGGAGTTAAGTATTAGAGTCTAAGTTGGAAGGCTGGATACTTGACAACGTTGGGAAATTactatcagttttgtttttgtttttagacggagtctcgctctgtcacccaggctggagtgcagtggcacgaacttgactcactgcaacctctgcctcctgggttcaagcaattctcgtgcctcagcctcctgagtagctgggattacaggcatgcaccatcacacccagctaatttttatatttttagtagagacagggtttcaccatgttggtcaggatagtttccatctcctgacctcctgatctgcctgcctcggcttcccaaaatgctgggattacagatgtgagctaccgcgTCTGGCCctatcagtttttttaaaaggtgacaaTGGTATTGTGGCTATGTTAACATACTGGAgcatttatgaataaaatgatatatctgaggccaagcgtggtgactcaaacctgtaattccagcactttgggaagccaaggtgggcagatggcttgagaccaggctgggcaacagtaagacctcatctctacaaaaaaatagaaaagattaaccgggtgtggtagcatgcgcctgtggtcccagctactcaggaggctgaggtaggaggatcacttgagcctgggaggtcaaggctgcagtgaaccgtgatcatgccactgtactccagcatgggaaacagtgagaacttgtctatagtatgtatctatctatatctacagTATAtacctataatatatattttttagatacaGGTATCTATATCTAAATctgggattggttccaggatcatCAGGGGTGTGGGGAAGTGGGTGGTAGGGGTGAGATGAAAAAGAATAGTCATATATCGATAAAGGCTGAAGTTGGCTgataaattatatgttttaattttacatacacaaaaagaaattGAGTTGGAAGCCCTGCCCAGGGTATGAATAAGGTACATGGGGTGAAGATGGTGTGCAGAGATATGTGTTATTCCCAACAGATTCTCAATTTGCTATATAAGGTATGCACTACGTACCCACCAGCAGAATCACCCTGTGAAAGAACCCTCAGGTCCCTGGAGATGGGAGCTGGGGGCCCAGAGgagacaatagaaaaaaatcagctgggtgtggtggcgggtgcctgtagtccctactacagaggctgaggtaggccaATTAGAGTGGGATGGAAGGGATGGGGTGTGCCACCCTGCAGGCCGGGCTCTGCCTACCTCCATGCCGTTGGGACAGCTCCTCTTGCTGTTGTTGTTTAGGTTCTCCGAGTTGAGCAGGTTTTGATCGAGCTGGGTTGGAagctgcccccacctccctgctcccAGGCCCTCCTCCCTTTCCGTCTCCTCCACCTGCAGCAAGGAGCCGCTCCGACCTTTGGGACTCCCAAACTCTAGTTTCTTCTTCACATCCTTCTCACAGAGTCCGGAACCTTGCTGGGGCTGTCTGGCCGGCCTGTGCACCTCTGCAGGTGGAGCAGCTTCCTCCAACAGAGCCTCCCTCTCCGGATCCTCCAGGTGGACCAAGCTGCCAGTTTCATCCTCAGGGGAAGGCAGAAGGGGGTCTGAGAGTCGCCGGAAACAGCAGGGGAGGGGGGGCCCTAAGCCGGGCTGGGCGGCATCATCCAAGAAGGGCAGCTGGCTTTCCGGGGTGCCATCTGGGGTCTCTGGCAAGAAGTCGCCAGGTCCTGCAGGGTCATCCACAGGCTGCTGGAGGCTGCTGTCTGTCTGCTGACGCCACAGCTTGTTGTGCCGCTGTTTGCTGCGGGGAGAGAGGGTAGAGGAAGGTGAGGGGAGGAGGATGGTGCCTGGGGGTGCTGGGAAGAGTATGCGGTGAGCCAGTGAGGGGCTGCCCAAGGTCAGGGCGCCAGGGACGATCCATGGCTCATTCAGGTAAAGCCTCTCTCTGTTCATTTGTTCCCAAGAAACACAAGGATGAGAAACAGCACTGGCTCCTAAGTTGTCCAGGCTCGCACAGGAAGCCTGATGTGACTTTCTGCCTCTGATGACAACGGGGAAGGAACGCGGGGGCGTCTAGACTTCAATCTGTGTATCTGTGTTTAGTGATGCCTCATTGTCACGTCAGTTACACTCCATCTCTCATTTCTCTGTCAAATAAGAATAACAACGCTCTCCTACCTATATTGTAGGGAAATGAAGGGAATCAAAGTGGAGTATGTACAGATCTATACACGATAATacaactatacacacacataacgCACTGCAATGCATTTGGGAAGATCCTGGAAAACTAGAAAGTATTTGTTTAGGTTTAGGTCagtttttaaacaatttcttCTACTATGATGACATTGTTTTtataatcccttttttttttttttttgagatgagggtctcactctgtggtccaggcagtgcagtggtgtgatcacggttcacagcagcctcaaactcctgggctcaagcagtcctcccacttcaccctcccaagtggggctacaggcatgtgacaccatccctggctaatttttaaattattttttttgtagtgacagggtcttgctatgttgcccaagctggtcttgtactcctggtctcaagcgatcctcctacctcagcctcccaaagtgttgggattactggcatgagccactgcaccaagccctgtaatacatttttaaaatgtaaggcataaaaaaaaagtttacggTGAAATAAGGTAACTAAGTCACCCTCAAGGACCTTAAAGTAATACCAGTATCACAGGCTTGCGAGGGTTAAAAAGAGAGAGGTAAATGTAAGAGCACAGTGTGACAGAGCCATTCATCCTCTCTGCTCGGTGTGCACATCCCAGCCAGCAGCTACTCAAGGTCACTGCCACGCTGCTATGAACCTGGCCTGGAGCGCCTGGCTTAGGCTGCAGAGGGCACTGAGTGCGTGGCAGGCTCAGGGAGAGGTCAGTGAGATGCtcgctcttcctcctcctcctctgggcCTTGCCTGGGGACCTGTCCAGCCCTTCCGACAGTGAAGGAGTCCACAGTTGGCCGGCCCTGTTCTCTGGACCCTGTTTAACTCTGCTAGGGCACTCCTGCATTCCCAAACTTGGCCAAGAGGCTGGTAGACTTTGCCTGTGGCTTCCTTCCAACACCAGACTGATATCTCCCAGGGAGGCCTGCTTCTTGTACAGACTGACTGGAAAGGGAACCGGGAGAAAGTGCCGCCCAGGCTCTGGGCTTCCAACTTGAGAGCCTGGGGTACTGGAACTACGGTGAGGACCTCCCCCACCACCCCGTGTGGGTGACAGAACCGCAGGGCTTTTTGCACACAGCACCCTGACTCAGAGGCTGAGTGAGGGGCCGCGGTGTACCTCTCCCTCCTGCCGCCCACTGGCTGTGTATGGGGGATAGGTCAACCTCTCAGCGTCAGCTCCTTATCCCTGCCCTGATCCTCGTAAAAGGGGGATAACCTGTACAGAAATTTTTAGGATGGGAGTTCAGAGACTTTAAgctacatttattatttactacaAGCCAGATGTGGAAGTATCTGTAAAGGTAAACTTGTTTAGCactgcaaaaggaaaacaaatcttgggaccccaaactcattaagccaaagggaaaagtcaagccgGGAAGTGGGTCAcgcaaatctgcctcccattttgattcctaaataagatggctacGAAGATGAAAAGCTACACACCTCCCTCATAtcttgcccacaaggaaattccttgcggtccccaagatctttaccctaaagcTTTTCGGTTAAAATTCACCATGGCAATGTAAATTGCCCACTATCTTCATAGAttgtggggggtgggtgggaaggAAGACAcaggacagaactcaaagtcatccctctacCCATCtgacacaaatgcatatctgattgtttcctctgctCTATTGTCTATGTTATGCAAAAacgcagattcactgagccagatgAAGGCATACATGACTCTCTTCCCCCTACCCCGCTTCACATGAAAATTGTGCATTTCTCGATATCCCATCCTTTCCCCTTAAAATTTGAAGCCCTCAAAATTATCTTCAGAGAAAGGCACAGACGTGTCTCCCAGGTGTGCATCCTTAACAATGGCAAATAaacctcctaaaatgattgagacttgcCTCGGTCATTTGGCTTGATTGACAGATAGCACTCATGCAAACCTCACAGCAGCTCTATTGGGTGGgtattctttaaaaacttttttttttttggaggtgaagtctcactctgtcacccaggctggggtgcagtggtatgatctcggaacctctgcctcttgggttcaagcaatcctcgtgcctcagcctcctgagtagctgagattacaggcacacgccaccacacctggctaattttttttgtatatttttagaagagatggggtttcactatgttggccaggctggtctcaaactcctgacctcaggtgatccgcctgcatcggcctcccaaagtgctgggattacagcgcctgaccctcaatttttttttttacagctaaaatacatataatataaaatttgggccaggtgtggtggcccagcactttggaaggctgaggtggaaggatcgattgagcccaggagtttgagaccagcctgggcaacataccaaaaccttttctctacagaaaaaaatataaaaaattaaccgggtattgtggtgcgcacctgtagtcccagctgtttggggggctgaggtgggagaatcatttgagcctgggaggttgaggtgtcATGATCATACCCTGCaatccggcctgggtgacagagtgagaccctgtctcaaaaaaataaaatttgccaccctgacctctttttatttatatatttaaacaatttttatttatgtatttctttctgagaaaaggtctcgctctgttgctcaggctggagtgcagtgatgcgatcatggctcactgcggtcttgaactcctggtctcccaggttcaagccattctcccgcctcagccttccaagtagctgggattacaggtgcacgccaccacacccagctaattcttgtatttttagtagagacggggtttaaccttgttggccagactggtctcgaactcctgacctcaagtgatccacctgcctcggcctcttaaagtgctgggattacgggcatgagccaccacacccggcctcatctTGACCACTTCTAAGTgtacattaaatacattcataatgttatgcaaccatcaccaccaaccaGAGAGCCTCTAGAGTCTCCAGAATGCTCTGTCTCTGGCAAAGCTGAAATTCGGTACCCATtgaacagtaactccccattcccttcttccagtccctggcaaccaccattctactctctgtgaCTTTGACTTCTCTAAGTATTTCATATGCATGGAAACATACAGTAGTTCTTTTCGTgatttgcttatttcacttagcgcaATGTCATGAAGGTTCATGACTGTCGTAGCCTGTGTcagtctttccttcctttttaaggctgtgtagtatcccattgtatgaatatgtcacgttttgtttgtttattcatccatcaatgaacacatgggttgcttccactttttggctatcgTGGATAATGTTGCTATAAGCACTAATGTACAAATATCTCTCcgagactctgctttcaattgttttggatatatttccacaagtggaattgctagatgatataattttattcctttttttttttttagacgaagttttgctgttgttgcccaggctggagtgcaatggtgtgatctcggctcactgtaacctccacctcccgggttcaagcaattctcctgcctcagcctcctgagtagctgggattacaggtgcatgccaccacacccagctaattttgtatttttagtagagatggggtttctccatgttggttaggctggccttgaactcctgacctcaggtgatccacctgcctgggtctcccaaagtactgggattacaggcatgagccacaatgcctggcccctAATTTTCTGaagaaccaccatactgttttccacagcaccTGTACCATTAACATCCACATTAAGGTGAGcattcattgttttgtttgtttgttttctttttcagacagcgtctggttctgtcacccagactggagtgcagtggcacaatctcggctcactgcaacctctgccccctgggctcaagcaaccctctgatctcagcatcccaagcagctaggaccactggtgcacgccaccacgctgggctttttttttttgtacttctagtagagacagggtctcagcatGTTGCCAATGACAGCAataggaggcagagaaattctaggcagacaggTGCGGGtccctggcaaaaccccaccttcaagccgaAAAGCCTGAAACCTGTGTCCCAGAGTAAGAACACCCAACCCTGTGTGCCTGCTCTCTCCCAACTGGctctttctgaataatgtctttttaccaattgaatgttgccttttccaaaactacctatagcccactccacccccatcctgtgcctataaagaccccagactcagctgGCAGAGAGAAGCAGCAGTTGGACGTCAGGAAGAAGTGCCTGGATGTCGGAGAGAGTGGCAGCTTGACTTTAGAAGATGGAGGCTGGACGAGGCAGAGAGGTGGCTTGACCTCAGGGGAGAGCGACCTTCCCTTCctatcccctttccagctcccctctctgctgagggcTGCTTTCATCACTCAGTAAAATTCTCCACATTCACCATTCTTCAATTCGCCCATGTGACCTCATTCCTCTTGAGCACCAGACAAGAATTCAGGACACACCAGGTGTGAGTACCCAAAAATGCTGTCACATTGGCCCTTTGCCCTCACTGGTAGAAGGCAGCTGCCTCACACGATGAAGcaaagggcccactgagctgGTAACACACTGCTATCTGTGGATGGCAGAGCTAAAGGAGTATTATAACACACCCTCTGAGGCCTTAGGGTCACAGGCACCCACACCTGGATGCTGCCATGGGGCCTGCACAGGGTTCACTCCTGCCAGAGCAAAGAGGCCGGTTCCTCCACTCGCTCACCCCAGTTCCTGCACTAGTTCGCTTGTACGCTCCCTCCCATGAGGGGTTGAGTGGGGTGGACTGGGTAAATGAGGCACCTCTGTCACGTGTCCCAAAAAGGGGTCAAGAAAATATACTACAtcagcaaggctggtctcgaactcctgagctcaagcgaccacccaccttggcctcccaaattgttgggattacaggtgtgggccaccacacctgacctcagtgttttaaaaagcatttttgtttaagagatggggtcttgctctgtcatgcaggctggagtccagtagcacaatcacagttcactgcagactcgaactcttgggctcaagcaatactcccatcTCAGTTTCCTAAGCAGCTCGGACTACAAGTGCATGTCCCAGGCCCAGCTAAGGTGGGCATTAATTCTTAgaagagggaactgaggctcgGGAAGACTGATGGGCTTGCCCTGACTTGCCCTGCTCATCAGTGGCGGAACCTGGTTGCTGTGCCTCTCCGAGTCCTTGGCTTTTCCTGCAGCAAAGCTGGTGCACAGGGCTTGGCACAAACCAGATGCCCAGGAAGCGAGATGCGCACGTGCTTACGCCACACACACGAGGCCAGGCCTTGGCTTAGAACCTAGGCACCGTTCCCTCCAGCAGCAAAACCAGCTTTATGTGTGTGCCAAGAAAATCAAAACAGATCCCTCCTG
This sequence is a window from Homo sapiens chromosome 12, GRCh38.p14 Primary Assembly. Protein-coding genes within it:
- the SSH1 gene encoding protein phosphatase Slingshot homolog 1 isoform X10, which produces MRCYLSWDRWTSPPLSSIIFISVDYILNVTREIDNFFPGLFAYHNIRVYDEETTDLLAHWNEAYHFINKAKRNHSKCLVHCKMGVSRSASTVIAYAMKEFGWPLEKAYNYVKQKRSITRPNAGFMRQLSEYEGILDASKQRHNKLWRQQTDSSLQQPVDDPAGPGDFLPETPDGTPESQLPFLDDAAQPGLGPPLPCCFRRLSDPLLPSPEDETGSLVHLEDPEREALLEEAAPPAEVHRPARQPQQGSGLCEKDVKKKLEFGSPKGRSGSLLQVEETEREEGLGAGRWGQLPTQLDQNLLNSENLNNNSKRSCPNGMEDDAIFGILNKVKPSYKSCADCMYPTASGAPEASRERCEDPNAPAICTQPAFLPHITSSPVAHLASRSRVPEKPASGPTEPPPFLPPAGSRRADTSGPGAGAALEPPASLLEPSRETPKVLPKSLLLKNSHCDKNPPSTEVVIKEESSPKKDMKPAKDLRLLFSNESEKPTTNSYLMQHQESIIQLQKAGLVRKHTKELERLKSVPADPAPPSRDGPASRLEASIPEESQDPAALHELGPLVMPSQAGSDEKSEAAPASLEGGSLKSPPPFFYRLDHTSSFSKDFLKTICYTPTSSSMSSNLTRSSSSDSIHSVRGKPGLVKQRTQEIETRLRLAGLTVSSPLKRSHSLAKLGSLTFSTEDLSSEADPSTVADSQDTTLSESSFLHEPQGTPRDPAATSKPSGKPAPENLKSPSWMSKS